A window of the Bradysia coprophila strain Holo2 chromosome X unlocalized genomic scaffold, BU_Bcop_v1 contig_128, whole genome shotgun sequence genome harbors these coding sequences:
- the LOC119067657 gene encoding cytochrome P450 6d3-like, giving the protein MGLLFSETSSDIIAFLLIGFLAAYFYVKQAYSYWKRLGVKYVEPTFPFGNFGPTIFQKRVAGELVADVYNSSNEPFIGMFGVLRPLLVVRDPKLVRSIFIKDFQYFVDRGVYIDEKNDPLSGHLFSMRGEAWKNLRVKMSPLFTSGKLKAMFSTLLDCGTPLQKYISKKAAMNQSVEFRELAARYTTDIIASVGFGIDVNTIDNPDAEFRRYGRKALEMNFKNGLRAFSTLIYPKLQKLLSLKSVDDDVESFMMNVVKETLTYREKNNVSRKDLMQLMIQLRNTGKVQNDGDWDTKIVSDEAKKTLTFNEISAQAWVFFIAGFETSSSTLSFCLYELAKNADIQKKAQNEIDEIKKQHNGQLSYDAVGEMKYIDWCIDETLRKYPIVPILNRECAQTYKVPGSNYVMEKGTAILIPVLGIQRDPTYYPKPDEFIPERFKPENIKPFEDMPYMPFGDGPRNCIGVRLGKLQTKVGLILMLQNHNYHLTENTLGELKMSPKTFVLAPEGGVNLKMTPRSV; this is encoded by the exons ATGGGTCTCCTATTCAGTGAAACCTCTTCGGATAtaattgcatttttgttgattGGCTTTTTGGCCGCATATTTCTATGTCAAACAAGCGTATTCATATTGGAAGCGGTTGGGTGTCAAGTATGTGGAACCGACATTTCCGTTTGGCAATTTTGGACCAACCATTTTCCAAAAGAGAGTCGCCGGCGAACTGGTAGCCGACGTGTACAACAGCAGCAATGAACCGTTTATTGGTATGTTTGGCGTGCTTCGTCCATTGCTTGTCGTACGGGATCCGAAACTCGTTcgatcaattttcataaaagacTTTCAATACTTTGTCGATCGGGGAGTGTATATTG ATGAAAAGAATGATCCGTTGTCTGGCCATCTGTTTTCTATGAGGGGGGAAGCATGGAAAAATTTGCGTGTTAAA ATGTCTCCACTGTTCACATCCGGAAAATTGAAGGCTATGTTTTCCACACTGTTAGACTGTGGTACGCCGCTACAGAAATACATCAGCAAAAAAGCTGCAATGAATCAATCAGTTGAGTTTAGAGAACTGGCAGCGAGGTATACAACCGACATTATTGCTAGTGTTGGTTTCGGCATCGACGTGAACACCATCGACAATCCGGACGCCGAATTTCGCCGCTATGGTCGAAAA GCTTTGGAAATGAACTTCAAAAATGGCTTGAGAGCTTTCTCAACATTAATCTAcccaaaattacaaaaactgTTGAGCCTCAAGTCAGTAGACGACGATGTGGAAAGTTTTATGATGAATGTGGTGAAAGAGACACTCACATATCGTGAAAAGAACAACGTTTCTCGAAAGGACTTGATGCAACTGATGATCCAGCTACGGAATACTGGTAAAGTGCAAAACGATGGCGATTGGGACACTAAAATTGTTAGTGATG AAGCAAAGAAGACGCTGACGTTTAACGAAATATCGGCACAGGCATGG GTTTTCTTTATCGCTGGTTTTGAGACTTCATCCTCGACTCTATCCTTCTGCTTGTATGAATTAGCGAAAAATGCagacattcaaaaaaaagcGCAAAACGAAATCGACGAAATTAAGAAGCAGCACAATGGTCAACTGTCCTATGATGCTGTTGGTGAAATGAAGTACATCGACTGGTGCATTGACG AAACACTACGTAAATATCCGATAGTTCCGATATTGAACCGTGAATGTGCTCAAACGTATAAAGTGCCAGGCAGTAACTATGTAATGGAAAAGGGTACAGCCATATTGATTCCAGTTCTGGGAATCCAAAGAGATCCGACATACTATCCGAAGCCGGACGAATTCATTCCGGAAAGATTTAAACCAGAAAATATTAAACCATTCGAGGACATGCCATACAT GCCATTCGGGGATGGCCCTAGAAATTGCATTGGTGTCCGACTCGGAAAATTGCAGACAAAAGTTGGTTTGATTTTGATGCTGCAGAATCATAACTATCACTTAACGGAAAATACATTGGGAGAGTTAAAAATGAGTCCGAAGACCTTTGTGCTGGCACCTGAAGGTGGtgtcaatttgaaaatgacaCCGAGAAGTGTGTAG